Proteins encoded in a region of the Quercus lobata isolate SW786 chromosome 8, ValleyOak3.0 Primary Assembly, whole genome shotgun sequence genome:
- the LOC115954789 gene encoding uncharacterized protein LOC115954789 isoform X2, producing MKDGKQNQRESSTMKVPSLSKTHAKVTPVHEDMKPSKNEVVKNTSQQRDNKNKQSLKNAQVQELAKDHQKLCSNQYQREDGSGNEILDESPLAVGVDPASKIQLLEHELAKAMEANLKYKAELDRLSKSRNNHAHF from the exons ATGAAGGATGGGAAGCAGAACCAGAGGGAGTCCAGCACTATGAAGGTTCCTAGTTTGTCTAAAACCCATGCTAAAGTTACTCCTGTCCATGAAGATATGAAGCCCTCAAAG AATGAAGTGGTGAAAAACACTAGTCAGCAAcgtgataataaaaataagcaatCCTTGAAGAATGCTCAAGTACAAGAACTTGCAAAAGATCATCAGAAGCTTTGTAGCAACCAATATCAAAGAGAG GATGGTAGTGGCAATGAGATTCTTGATGAAAGTCCTCTTGCTGTTGGAGTCGATCCTGCTTCAAAGATTCAGTTGCTTGAGCATGAACTTGCCAAGGCTATGGAagcaaatttaaaatataaagctGAGCTTGACAG GTTGTCTAAAAGCCGAAACAACCATGCACACTTCTAA
- the LOC115958394 gene encoding filamin-binding LIM protein 1-like, with product MEEASQTTDEMWDDTAYDVGSMAHDDAGPSHTFAHRDTFGSPSMRSDGTCPPTPPSTSLLPTTRTSPPLTTGPAPAVLDDRDEMRFMPTPGRPTPVAVPPEFVHTEFIQTQIPTPPAEPSHIEDRPRRPQRTWTHPPNCGTGHGKVRPVKEPVRRRKRE from the exons ATGGAGGAAGCAAGTCAGACAACAGATGAGATGTGGGACGACACTGCTTATGACGTAGGCTCCATGGCACACGATGATGCGGGTCCATCCCATACGTTTGCCCATAGAGACACATTTGGGTCCCCATCCATGAGGAGCGATGGTACTTGCCCACCCACACCCCCTAGTACATCTCTGTTGCCCACCACCCGTACGTCTCCCCCACTGACTACCGGCCCTGCCCCCGCAGTTTTAGATGATAGAGATGAGATGAGGTTCATGCCCACTCCTGGGCGACCCACCCCTGTTGCTGTCCCCCCTGAGTTTGTGCATACCGAGTTTATCCAGACACAGATACCCACCCCCCCAGCAGAGCCTTCGCACATCGAGGATCGGCCACGAAGGCCGCAACGCACATGGACACATCCTCCTAACTGTGGGACTGGACATG GCAAGGTGAGACCAGTGAAGGAACCGGTGAGGAGAAGAAAACGAGAATGA
- the LOC115956675 gene encoding serine/threonine-protein phosphatase 7 long form homolog: MDPHGAIQTLCTRQDKHRSSLLLDAHLEGEEVPGVLTCRHRDKGLLEGGVDGLDPRILAYITDAGLDGLLRVPHMDIDHTLIIALVERWRPETHSFHLPHGEMTITLQDMEVIMGVPVDGLPLVESIPSTGSWRDVCRRLLGCIPPSRELRNNRKNTGVLEGASIKAKWLEDQFRDPLPVDAPEALVQKYARFYILELLGGTLFMDKSGERISVRH, from the exons ATGGACCCACATGGAGCTATACAGACTTTGTGCACGAGGCAGGATAAGCATCGTTCAAGTTTGCTTTTGGATGCTCATTTGGAAGGCGAG GAAGTGCCAGGTGTATTGACTTGTCGTCACCGAGACAAAGGTCTGCTTGAAGGAGGGGTAGATGGGTTAGATCCACGAATTCTCGCTTATATCACTGATGCGGGGTTAGATGGGCTGCTTCGGGTCCCACATATGGACATTGACCACACATTGATCATAGCGTTGGTGGAGAGATGGCGGCCGGAGACGCACTCATTTCACTTGCCCCACGGTGAGATGACCATCACACTACAAGATATGGAGGTTATAATGGGGGTACCTGTAGATGGCTTGCCGTTGGTGGAATCTATACCCTCAACGGGCAGTTGGCGTGACGTCTGCAGAAGATTGCTAGGGTGTATACCGCCAAGTAGAGAACTTAGAAACAACAGAAAGAACACTGGAGTGCTGGAAGGGGCGAGCATAAAAGCCAAATGGCTTGAGGATCAGTTTCGCGACCCTCTCCCGGTTGACGCCCCTGAGGCGCTTGTGCAGAAGTATGCTCGTTTTTACATATTGGAGTTGTTAGGTGGTACGCTATTTATGGATAAGTCTGGAGAACGGATCTCAGTTAG GCATTAG
- the LOC115954789 gene encoding uncharacterized protein LOC115954789 isoform X1, which produces MKDGKQNQRESSTMKVPSLSKTHAKVTPVHEDMKPSKKNEVVKNTSQQRDNKNKQSLKNAQVQELAKDHQKLCSNQYQREDGSGNEILDESPLAVGVDPASKIQLLEHELAKAMEANLKYKAELDRLSKSRNNHAHF; this is translated from the exons ATGAAGGATGGGAAGCAGAACCAGAGGGAGTCCAGCACTATGAAGGTTCCTAGTTTGTCTAAAACCCATGCTAAAGTTACTCCTGTCCATGAAGATATGAAGCCCTCAAAG AAGAATGAAGTGGTGAAAAACACTAGTCAGCAAcgtgataataaaaataagcaatCCTTGAAGAATGCTCAAGTACAAGAACTTGCAAAAGATCATCAGAAGCTTTGTAGCAACCAATATCAAAGAGAG GATGGTAGTGGCAATGAGATTCTTGATGAAAGTCCTCTTGCTGTTGGAGTCGATCCTGCTTCAAAGATTCAGTTGCTTGAGCATGAACTTGCCAAGGCTATGGAagcaaatttaaaatataaagctGAGCTTGACAG GTTGTCTAAAAGCCGAAACAACCATGCACACTTCTAA
- the LOC115955390 gene encoding uncharacterized protein LOC115955390 has protein sequence MSSAQSLKNIDINVYFGGHLYNPEGIDGFPFRGEGIECYYMMLRRKLKTLTDLKRKIMDELKLNPAWYDIKIIYRCPQEVLHERINYGYMAIKEDKHVKMMFNRIQKMPQVNAAELYVSLEASVDNSTEVVQETSTALQFTTLDDGCTTMEGYAMGGYTLSSQDYVANTGGTLYSQETHLEEEDEDEDEDEDHAANDGENNDDMDQYEERIERGDFENDVDEHEVVPNFEEENMEYHDEGDADDDDIGVQHDTDTTTGYRPPADSFYANTWENMVDPSRLQIPYLCTWQDGMHFCKGLTFANKAAVKRALIIYAAKDNRNFSIQRSSTTELCAACIDDNCKWYVGAYMKPKFNGLWMVTSYVGPHSCIPFGLRRDGRMMDSNFVASEIVGRLRKKHTATVDELWEIIRTKYDHELSYYKVWDAKQKAIAKIFGDWEESYQRLRKLLLAYLDQDSGTQYSYHTIPKPLEGTTLLRYVYWAFAPCIAAFQYCRPVISIDGTHLYGKYKGVLMIAMATDANQKVLPIAFAVVDKESGASWGWFLECLRTSIERVIENKDICIISDRHKGIKCAIREWPRGQGGRERVYHRYCLRHVASNFNTHFNNPTLKALALKAGYATCDAKFVSIMQTIKEAEINLLRGVDPTDRRIIRYMPYTYLMSEDVDKWTQSHDGGRRYGAMTTNISECFNGVLKGARGLPIAAMVEFTYFKLVAYFHDRHKQITSDLSRGKVWSDYAMEIYNKNEQKIAGHTLRNYNHAEGIYQVVTPYNDHRAGGGNHSHDVRIFDRTCGCGKWQNLKIPCSHAIKVLKALHLDAPSYIDPCYSLNNAILTYSHNFVVPKSESLWRDVRGPRWVPDPRLLRAKGRPTMSRIRNEMDGVRRERGSRREDPELREIQPRQRCTVCHQEGHNRRCCPNSHGASTSGSAMN, from the exons ATGTCAA GTGCACAATCTTTGAAGAATATTGACATAAATGTATACTTCGGTGGACACCTTTACAATCCTGAAGGGATTGACGGATTCCCATTTAGAGGGGAGGGTATCGAATGCTACTACATGATGTTACGTCGTAAGTTGAAGACGTTGActgatttgaagaggaaaataatggacgaattgaaattgaaccctgcttggtatgacatcaagattatttatcgtTGCCCACAAGAAGTTCTTCATGAACGGATAAATTATGGGTATATGGCGATTAAAGAAGATAAACATGTAAAGATGATGTTTAATAGGATCCAGAAAATGCCCCAAGTAAATGCTGCTGAGTTGTATGTAAGTTTGGAGGCGAGTGTAGACAACAGTACTGAGGTGGTGCAAGAAACATCTACGgctttacaatttacaaccCTAGATGATGGATGCACTACAATGGAAGGGTATGCAATGGGAGGTTATACGCTCTCATCTCAAGATTATGTTGCGAATACTGGTGGAACCCTCTACTCTCAAGAGACACATTTAGAggaggaagacgaagacgaagacgaagacgaagatcatgctgcgaatgatggtgaaaataatgatgatatggATCAGTACGAAGAGAGGATTGAGCGAGGTGACTTTGAGAACGATGTGGATGAGCATGAAGTCGTTCCtaattttgaagaggaaaatatggagtaccatgatgaaggtgatgcagatgatgatgatattggtGTCCAGCATGATACAGATACGACCACTGGCTACAGACCTCCTGCGGACTCATTCTACgcaaatacttgggaaaatatggttgatccttcacGTCTTCAGATACCATATCTTTGTACTTGGCAAGATGGGATgcatttttgtaaagggttgacttttgcaaataaagCTGCGGTGAAGCGTGCATTGATAATATACGCAGCAAAGGATAATAGAAATTTCTCCATCCAAAGGTCGAGCACAACTGAATTGTGCGCCGCATGCATTGACGACAATTGCAAGTGGTACGTTGGGGCATACATGAAGCCTAAATTCAATGGTCTGTGGATGGTCACGTCTTATGTGGGTCCACACAGTTGTATACCCTTTGGGCTGCGAAGAgatggtagaatgatggattctaattttgttgcatCAGAAATTGTGGGAAGATTGCGAAAAAAGCACACTGCTACTGTTGATGAGCTTTGGGAGATCATCCGTACTAAGTATGATCATgagctttcttactataaagtatgggacgcaaaacaaaaggcaattgctaagatttttggggattgggaggagtcttaccaaaggttgcGAAAGTTGTTGTTGGCATACTTGGATCAGGATTCGGGTACCCAGTATAGCTATCACACCATACCTAAGCCATTAGAAGGTACTACGTTACTGCGCTATGTATATTGGGCATTCGCTCCATGCATTGCTGCATTCCAGTATTGCAGGCCAGTGATCAGTATTGATGGAACTCATTTATATGGTAAATACAAAGGGGTATTGATGATTGCAATGGCAACCGATGCTAATCAAAAGGTTTTGCCTATCGCCTTTGCTGTTGTGGACAAGGAGTCAGGGGctagttgggggtggtttttaGAGTGTCTCAGGACTTCGATAGAGCGTGTTATTGAAAACAAGGATATTTGCATTATTTCTGACCGACATAAAGGTATCAAATGCGCCATTCGAGAGTGGCCTAGAGGGCAAGGCGGAAGAGAACGGGTATATCATcgatattgccttcgacatgttgctagcaacttcaacacacATTTTAATAACCCGACTCTAAAGGCATTGGCCTTGAAAGCTGGATATGCGACTTGTGATGCTAAATTTGTGTCTATAATGCAAACCATTAAGGAGGCCGAGATTAATTTACTGAGGGGTGTAGACCCTACTGATCGCCGGATTATACGTTATATGCCATACACATATCTAATGAGTGAGGATGTAGACAAATGGACccagtcacatgatggtggaagacgttacggggcaatgacaaccaatatctCTGAGTGCTTTAATGGGGTTCTTAAAGGTGCCCGCGGTTTGCCCATTGCTGCAATGGTTGAGTTCACTTATTTTaaacttgttgcatatttccacgatcgacataaacaaattacttcTGATCTCTCTCGAGGTAAGGTGTGGAGTGATTATGCAATGGAgatctataacaaaaatgagCAGAAAATTGCAGGACACACTCTGAGGAATTATAATCATGCAGAGGGTATATATCAAGTGGTTACCCCGTATAACGACCATAGAGCTGGAGGGGGAAATCACAGTCATGATGTGCGCATATTTGATAGAACCTGTGGTTGTGGAAAGTGGCAAAACTTGAAGATCCCTTGTTCGCATGCAATTAAAGTTCTTAAAGCTCTGCATCTCGATGCGCCCAGCTATATTGACCCATGTTACAGTCTGAACAACGCCATTCTCACATATTCACATAattttgtggtgccaaagtcAGAGTCATTATGGAGAGACGTTCGCGGACCACGGTGGGTGCCTGACCCACGATTGTTGCGGGCCAAAGGTCGTCCTACGATgtcaagaataaggaatgaaatggatgggGTACGGCGAGAACGGGGAAGCCGGAGGGAAGATCCGGAGTTGAGGGAGATTCAACCGAGGCAACGATGTACAGTGTGTCATCAAGAGGGGCATAACCGTAGATGTTGTCCCAATTCCCATGGGGCTTCGACAAGTGGTAGTGCTATGAACTAG